The Pseudanabaena sp. PCC 6802 genomic interval CCCGATCTAGAGCAACGGCGGCATGAACGATCTGGCTGAATGGCACGGGGATAGAAATCCGATCGCTTAGATCGATGCCATCGACTAAATCGACTTTATTGATGACCAGGATAGTAGGGCGATCGCAAATCAGGTCGAAAATAGCTCGATCTTCTGGCAGCCAGCCAGCCTGGGCATCGATTACCAGTAATACGATGTCGGCGGCCTGGGCAGCTCGTCGCGATCTCTCTACCCCTATCTTTTCTACCTTGTCTTCTGTCTCTCGAATACCAGCCGTGTCGAGTACTTGAATCGGAATTCCACCGACGACAAGCTGTGAGTCCACCACATCTCTGGTCGTGCCGGGCAAATCCGTGACAATGGCGCGATCGCTGCGACTCCAGGCATTGAGCAGGCTCGATTTCCCCACATTTGGCCTGCCGACAATCGCGACTTTCAGTCCGGCACGTAATAGTTCGCCCCGATCCGCCGTGTCCAGAATATGTTGGGCATCAGTGGCAATCCGGTCGATTTCTATTTTCACCCAATTTGTATCCAGGGGCGGCAGGTCGTCCTCAAAATCAATTCTTGCCTCAATTTCCGCCAGGATATCGACACACTTTTGCCGCAGTTGTCGTAAAGGTTGGGCGAGTTTACCTTGAAGGCCGGCGATCGCCATCTCTGCGGCCTGAGGTGACCTTGCCCCCACTAAATCGTTAATACTTTCTGCCTGGGTGAGGTCGATGCGCCCGTGCAAAAATGCTCTCAGTGTAAATTCCCCAGGTTGGGCGAGGCGAGCGCCCTGTTCCAAGCATAAATTCAAAGTTTGCTGGACGGCGATCGCACCACCATGACAGTGAAATTCCACCACGTCCTCGCGGGTGTACGAACGCGGTGCTTTCATAACTAGCAGCAGACTTTCATCAATTACTACACCAGTAGTAGGGTGTTTGATATAGCCGTAGAGAATGCGGTGGCTTTCCCAAACTTGCTTGCCAGGTGCGCTAAACATGCGTCTGGCGATCGCCTCGGCTCGACTGCCCGATAAACGCACGATCCCTACGCTGCCTTGCTGGGGTACTATGGCGGTCGCGATCGCGACAATTGTACTGTCGAATGTATCGTCGGTCATAATAGGTCAAGGCAGGTTTGGTATTTTGGTGTAATATGCATTAACTTTGAATGGTGCGCCTATGTTGTTCGCGATCCTAGCTGTGCAAGCTCCTCAAAAAGTTAAGGAAAAAGATACTAAGGTAGTCCGCAAGCAGTACCCAAACTACAAAGTCATAGTGCTCAACGATGACTTTAATACATTTGAACACGTTGCTAAGTGTTTGATGGCATATATTCCTGGCATGACTGAGGATAGAGCCTGGGAATTAACAAATCAGGTGCATTTTGAAGGGCTGGCGATCGTCTGGGTGGGGCCGCAGGAACAGGCGGAACTTTATCACGCTCAACTAAAGCAATCAAACCTGACGATGGCTCCGCTCGAACCTGTTTAGCGATTTTGGGAATTCTCTTCTACCAGGTTAGCCAGCCATATACCACCACCAATCAACATAAACAACCCCAACCAGCCCCATCCACCATCTCCACCATCGATGGAACTGCCACTGCCACTGTAAGAACCTTTCGCAAATACGGAGTCCGGCGCTACGATGTTAGCGACCAACAGCGTGAGGGTAAGCATAATCAACACTTTAGTCGTATTTGCGGGGGTATTTGTAGAGATATTGCGATCGCTCCCTTGCGGTTCGCCAGCATTGCCATTACCGATCTGCAAATCAGACAGCGATCGCTGCAAGTCATCTGTGACTTGGGACGGTAACTCTGGCGATCGCTCCAGGATTTTCTGGAATAATCGGGATAGATCGATCTGGCTCAGCAGGTGTTTGGCGCTGCCCAACCATTCTGCCGTCATATGCGGCGCATGGTAAGGATGCTGCACGGGCAGTAGCACCTGTGGATTAAATTCATGACGCTCGGCTTGCTCCAGCCAGATCCTGGCTAAAGATTCCAATTGCAATGGATCGAGTTTTTGGGCTGAAGTCTGCGACGTTAGCTGGGGTGGCGAAGCCAATTGCGCTTGCGATCGTAGCGCTTGCTCTGTCGCTCCATCAATTTCTAGAAAGTCAATCGCCCTATCTGAGCGATCGCCGACTGTTTCCGAGTTTTCTGGGGGTAGCTCGAAGTTTGGATTAGTGGGGTTAAGTAGGTAGTAAAACAACTGCGGCGCTGTCTGACTGTGCGGA includes:
- the mnmE gene encoding tRNA uridine-5-carboxymethylaminomethyl(34) synthesis GTPase MnmE codes for the protein MTDDTFDSTIVAIATAIVPQQGSVGIVRLSGSRAEAIARRMFSAPGKQVWESHRILYGYIKHPTTGVVIDESLLLVMKAPRSYTREDVVEFHCHGGAIAVQQTLNLCLEQGARLAQPGEFTLRAFLHGRIDLTQAESINDLVGARSPQAAEMAIAGLQGKLAQPLRQLRQKCVDILAEIEARIDFEDDLPPLDTNWVKIEIDRIATDAQHILDTADRGELLRAGLKVAIVGRPNVGKSSLLNAWSRSDRAIVTDLPGTTRDVVDSQLVVGGIPIQVLDTAGIRETEDKVEKIGVERSRRAAQAADIVLLVIDAQAGWLPEDRAIFDLICDRPTILVINKVDLVDGIDLSDRISIPVPFSQIVHAAVALDRGIDLLESAILTCARSSNLTASNLDIAINQRQKACLLKAVQSLHKVMEAVADRLPLDFWTIDLRAAIAAIGEITGEEVTESVLDRIFSRFCIGK
- the clpS gene encoding ATP-dependent Clp protease adapter ClpS, whose translation is MLFAILAVQAPQKVKEKDTKVVRKQYPNYKVIVLNDDFNTFEHVAKCLMAYIPGMTEDRAWELTNQVHFEGLAIVWVGPQEQAELYHAQLKQSNLTMAPLEPV